From the Paludisphaera mucosa genome, one window contains:
- the trpS gene encoding tryptophan--tRNA ligase, translating into MRILSGIQPSGPLHIGNYLGAIRQYVALQDANDAYYFVADYHALTSVRDASLLRKYVSHVLIDLLALGLDPDEVVLFVQSDVPETVELSWLLTTVTPMGWLEKCVSYKDKVQQGLPAEAGLFAYPVLQAADILLYDADLVPVGQDQKQHLEITRDVAERFNHVYGRREGVFRLPKPYILDNVAVVPGLDGRKMSKSYNNTIEIFEDPASIRKKVKKFVTDSLPVEAPKDPDTCPLFGLYKLFAKPADREEIERRYREGGVGYGEVKTRLGEALIETFAEARERRAEWVAHPERVAAVRAAGAEKARETARKVLHRARAACGLG; encoded by the coding sequence ATGAGGATCTTGTCGGGGATTCAGCCTTCGGGCCCGCTGCACATCGGCAACTACCTGGGCGCCATCCGCCAGTACGTCGCGCTCCAGGACGCGAACGACGCCTATTACTTCGTAGCCGACTATCACGCCTTGACGAGCGTGCGCGACGCCTCGCTGCTGCGGAAGTACGTGTCCCACGTCCTGATCGACCTGCTCGCCCTGGGGCTGGACCCGGACGAGGTGGTGCTGTTCGTGCAGTCGGACGTGCCCGAGACGGTCGAGCTGTCGTGGCTCCTGACTACGGTCACGCCGATGGGCTGGCTGGAGAAGTGCGTCAGCTACAAGGACAAGGTGCAGCAGGGGCTCCCCGCCGAGGCCGGCCTCTTCGCCTACCCGGTCCTGCAGGCGGCCGACATCCTGCTCTACGACGCCGACCTCGTCCCGGTGGGCCAGGACCAGAAGCAGCACCTGGAGATCACCCGCGACGTCGCCGAGCGGTTCAATCACGTCTACGGCCGCCGCGAGGGCGTCTTCCGGCTGCCCAAGCCCTACATCCTGGACAACGTGGCCGTCGTCCCGGGCCTCGACGGCCGCAAGATGTCGAAGAGCTACAACAACACGATCGAGATCTTCGAAGACCCCGCGTCGATCCGCAAAAAGGTCAAGAAGTTCGTGACCGACAGCCTCCCCGTCGAGGCCCCCAAGGACCCCGACACGTGTCCGTTGTTCGGCCTCTACAAGCTGTTCGCCAAGCCGGCGGATCGCGAGGAGATCGAGCGGCGCTACCGCGAAGGGGGCGTCGGATACGGCGAGGTCAAGACGCGGCTGGGCGAGGCGCTCATCGAGACCTTCGCCGAGGCCCGCGAGCGCCGGGCCGAGTGGGTCGCCCACCCCGAGCGGGTCGCCGCCGTCCGCGCCGCCGGGGCCGAGAAGGCCCGCGAGACGGCCCGCAAGGTGCTCCACCGGGCTCGGGCGGCGTGCGGCCTGGGATGA
- a CDS encoding tetratricopeptide repeat protein — protein MTVKKAPLAVCLALACWGGLPSRAGSTNALRAEALALYKAGRPAEAVARFDAVLERHPNDLEALIKRGNAYLRLNRPSKALADFERVIQRDPLNTSGQTDRGVALLLLGRLDEAEAAFVRSIRLWEIPLNGARGLGSGGRDAVQEARATAYSGLAQVHHRLNRNDEALAEYDQAIRIDPGDPNSRIGRGDVHRALGDFDRALADLDEAVRLGPGYPRAFASRGRLLEDLKHDDRAEADYSRAVAIDPSYAFAYRLRGGLRSRLGRNDEALADFEVVGKLRPNDSETLKDRGGVLVRMNRPREALAELDRAIQIDPKNAKAYQNRGAAYNNLARYEEAVADLDRAIKLDPDNAGARTNCGLAYFMLGEYERSLEDLGEAVKLAPKNAIVHFNRGNVYAKLGLREQALADYKAVEEADPRLLASYGGPHKVFAEMSRERMALRSPAPRPAPASVAETRLAEGRSLQAAGDWPRAIEAFDRAAAAEPGRAETYIARGWSRLCADVDGAETDARAFLNLAGWADPAAGYMAMLGVLAERRAVRDPAAYAFLEEALAKLPQRTDWPRPVLLHLNGDLPEAELIAAAGNDVQRAEARTIVALDLLRKNKTAEAREHLEWVRGHAVDRSVASDLARAALARLDRTEQIARKP, from the coding sequence ATGACGGTGAAGAAGGCCCCGCTCGCGGTCTGTCTCGCCCTGGCCTGCTGGGGCGGCCTCCCCTCCCGGGCGGGCTCCACCAACGCGCTGCGGGCCGAAGCCCTGGCGCTCTACAAGGCGGGCCGCCCCGCCGAGGCCGTCGCGCGGTTCGACGCGGTCCTCGAACGGCACCCCAACGACCTGGAAGCCCTCATCAAGCGGGGCAACGCCTACCTGCGGCTGAACCGGCCGTCGAAGGCCCTGGCCGATTTCGAGCGGGTGATCCAGCGCGACCCGTTGAACACGTCGGGCCAGACCGACCGCGGCGTCGCGCTGTTGCTGCTGGGCCGGCTCGACGAGGCCGAGGCCGCGTTCGTCCGCTCGATCCGGCTCTGGGAGATCCCCCTCAACGGAGCCCGGGGGCTCGGCTCCGGCGGCCGCGACGCCGTCCAGGAGGCCCGCGCGACCGCCTATTCGGGACTCGCGCAGGTCCACCACCGGCTCAACCGGAACGACGAGGCGCTCGCGGAGTACGACCAGGCGATCCGGATCGATCCGGGCGACCCCAACAGCCGGATCGGCCGGGGCGACGTCCACCGCGCCCTCGGCGATTTCGACCGGGCGCTCGCGGACCTGGACGAGGCCGTCCGGCTCGGGCCGGGCTACCCCCGCGCCTTCGCCAGCCGGGGCCGGCTGCTCGAAGACCTCAAGCACGACGACCGGGCCGAGGCCGACTACTCCCGCGCCGTCGCGATCGACCCGAGCTACGCCTTCGCCTACCGCCTGCGCGGCGGCCTGCGCTCGCGGCTCGGCCGCAACGACGAGGCGCTCGCCGACTTCGAGGTCGTCGGCAAGCTCCGCCCCAACGACTCCGAGACGCTCAAGGACCGCGGCGGCGTGCTCGTCCGCATGAATCGGCCCCGCGAGGCGCTCGCCGAGCTGGATCGGGCGATCCAGATCGACCCCAAGAACGCCAAGGCCTACCAGAACCGAGGCGCGGCCTACAACAACCTGGCCCGCTACGAAGAGGCCGTGGCCGACCTCGACCGCGCGATCAAGCTCGACCCGGACAACGCCGGCGCCCGCACCAACTGCGGCCTGGCCTACTTCATGCTGGGCGAGTACGAGCGGTCGCTCGAAGACCTCGGCGAGGCCGTGAAGCTCGCCCCCAAGAACGCGATCGTCCACTTCAACCGCGGCAACGTCTACGCCAAGCTGGGGCTCCGCGAGCAGGCCCTCGCCGACTACAAGGCCGTCGAGGAGGCCGACCCCAGGCTCCTCGCGTCGTACGGCGGCCCGCACAAGGTCTTCGCCGAGATGTCGCGCGAACGGATGGCCCTGCGCAGCCCCGCGCCGCGGCCGGCCCCCGCGAGCGTCGCCGAGACCCGCCTGGCGGAGGGCCGTTCGCTCCAGGCCGCCGGCGACTGGCCCCGCGCCATCGAGGCCTTCGACCGGGCCGCGGCGGCCGAGCCGGGGCGGGCCGAGACCTACATCGCCCGGGGCTGGTCGCGACTCTGCGCCGACGTCGACGGCGCCGAGACCGACGCCCGCGCGTTCCTCAACCTCGCCGGCTGGGCCGACCCCGCCGCCGGCTACATGGCGATGCTCGGCGTGCTGGCCGAGCGTCGGGCCGTCCGCGACCCGGCCGCGTACGCGTTCCTGGAGGAGGCCCTCGCCAAACTGCCGCAGCGCACCGACTGGCCCCGGCCGGTCCTCCTGCATCTCAACGGCGACCTCCCCGAGGCCGAGTTGATCGCGGCCGCCGGCAACGACGTCCAGCGCGCCGAAGCCCGGACGATCGTCGCGCTCGACCTGTTGCGCAAGAACAAGACCGCCGAGGCGCGCGAGCACCTCGAGTGGGTCCGCGGCCACGCCGTCGACCGCTCCGTCGCCTCCGATCTCGCCCGCGCCGCGCTCGCCCGGCTCGACCGCACGGAGCAAATCGCGCGGAAGCCGTGA
- a CDS encoding GlsB/YeaQ/YmgE family stress response membrane protein: MSMLFSLLWFLLIGLVAGWLAGQLTKGRDFGAVNNMIVGVLGAILGGFLFGIFGLGATNTIGSLITATVGAVVVLFLLGRYGKRL, translated from the coding sequence ATGAGTATGCTGTTCTCTCTCCTCTGGTTCCTGCTCATCGGCCTGGTCGCCGGATGGCTCGCGGGCCAGCTCACCAAGGGCCGCGACTTCGGCGCGGTCAACAACATGATCGTCGGCGTCCTCGGCGCGATCCTGGGCGGCTTCCTCTTCGGGATCTTCGGCCTGGGCGCGACGAACACCATCGGCAGCCTGATCACCGCCACCGTCGGCGCGGTCGTCGTCCTCTTCCTGCTGGGCCGCTACGGCAAGCGGCTCTGA
- a CDS encoding sulfatase — MRWTTAVVVATVVLSGQTSADDRKPNVVFILADDLGYTDVACYGSRYYRTPNIDRLATEGIRLTDGYSCGPNCQPTRAALMSGRYGPRTGVYTVGSIERFAWRTRPLKPVDNVVKLPLETHTLAQAIHEAGYATGLFGKWHLGQDDAHHPSKRGFDEAIVSMGKHFDFETIPKVEHPPEAYLADFLTDKAVDFITRHKDGPFFLALHHFGVHAPHQAKPELIAKFKDAPPAGGHRDPTYAAMIASVDESVGRVLKTIDDLGLGDDTLVVFTSDNGGVGGYGREGIAVGKEITDNAPLRGGKGMLYEGGVRVPYIFRWTGKIPSGTTSDQPINSVDLYPTLLEVAGGRVRSTLDGVSYLGLLTSGGRERPGRDALYWHFPGYLGAARGQWRTTPAGAIRDGDWKVVEHFETGKVELYNLRDDPGEKHDLAAAQPDRAAALHARLVAWRKRVNAPMPTPHTPDPEAAAKKGRGAGDDE; from the coding sequence ATGCGGTGGACGACGGCGGTCGTCGTGGCGACGGTCGTACTCTCGGGCCAGACGTCGGCGGACGACCGGAAGCCGAACGTGGTGTTCATCCTGGCGGACGACCTCGGTTATACCGACGTCGCCTGCTACGGCAGCCGATACTATCGGACGCCGAACATCGACCGCCTGGCCACGGAGGGGATCCGGCTCACCGATGGCTACTCGTGCGGCCCCAACTGCCAGCCCACGCGGGCGGCGCTCATGAGCGGCCGGTACGGACCGAGGACCGGCGTGTACACGGTGGGGTCGATCGAGCGGTTCGCCTGGCGGACGCGGCCGCTGAAACCCGTCGACAACGTCGTGAAGCTGCCGCTGGAGACGCACACGCTCGCCCAGGCGATCCACGAGGCCGGCTACGCCACGGGCCTGTTCGGCAAGTGGCACCTCGGACAGGACGACGCCCACCACCCCTCGAAGCGCGGGTTCGACGAGGCGATCGTCTCGATGGGCAAGCACTTCGACTTCGAGACGATCCCCAAGGTCGAGCATCCGCCCGAGGCCTACCTCGCCGACTTCCTGACCGACAAGGCGGTCGACTTCATCACCCGCCACAAGGACGGGCCGTTCTTCCTGGCGCTCCACCACTTCGGGGTCCACGCCCCCCATCAGGCCAAGCCCGAACTGATCGCGAAGTTCAAGGACGCGCCGCCGGCCGGCGGGCATCGCGACCCGACGTACGCCGCGATGATCGCCAGCGTCGACGAGAGCGTGGGCCGGGTCCTGAAGACGATCGACGACCTGGGCCTCGGCGACGACACGCTGGTCGTCTTCACGAGCGACAACGGAGGCGTCGGCGGCTACGGCCGCGAGGGGATCGCGGTCGGCAAGGAGATCACCGACAACGCCCCGCTCCGGGGCGGCAAGGGGATGCTCTACGAGGGGGGCGTCCGCGTCCCGTACATCTTCCGCTGGACCGGCAAGATCCCGTCGGGGACGACCAGCGACCAGCCCATCAACAGCGTCGACCTCTATCCGACCCTGCTCGAAGTCGCCGGCGGCCGGGTTCGGTCGACGCTCGACGGCGTCAGCTACCTGGGCCTGCTCACCAGCGGCGGCCGCGAGCGGCCCGGTCGCGACGCCCTGTACTGGCACTTCCCCGGCTACCTCGGCGCGGCGCGGGGCCAGTGGCGGACCACGCCCGCCGGCGCGATCCGAGACGGCGACTGGAAGGTCGTCGAGCATTTCGAGACCGGCAAGGTCGAGCTATACAACCTGCGCGACGACCCCGGCGAGAAGCACGACCTCGCCGCCGCCCAGCCCGACCGCGCCGCGGCGCTGCACGCCAGGCTCGTCGCCTGGCGCAAGCGCGTGAACGCCCCCATGCCCACGCCCCATACGCCCGACCCCGAGGCGGCCGCGAAGAAGGGGAGGGGGGCCGGGGACGACGAGTGA
- a CDS encoding DUF1559 domain-containing protein: MIESRRKSGFTLIELLVVIAIIAVLIALLLPAVQSAREAARRAQCVNNLKQIGLGMHNYESGNSVLPQGMRGCCWGSWLIPVLPFVEQQALFNSWNSSGNNDPNQPAASAVEGDFRYAGAANITVTSTRVSAYFCPSDGNNERTVGIGNLGKLVTSQNYVVNFGNITMQQGSIQGGSLQPYFLDNNVRYDFLGAPFGDVGAPKADIAAGGGQGAQNGTVRFAAITDGLSNTMMTSEVLVGVSGASWDLRGFSHWAYAGNFSGYLTPNTSKPDWMQDQGYCNYPFGKNAPCVGGPGGLVMIAARSNHAGGVNVGFCDGSVKFVKNSVSPPTYQAISSTRGGEVVSSDAY, encoded by the coding sequence ATGATCGAATCGCGTCGTAAATCGGGCTTCACGCTGATCGAACTGCTGGTGGTGATCGCGATCATCGCCGTCCTCATCGCCCTGCTGCTCCCCGCCGTGCAGTCGGCCCGCGAGGCCGCCCGCCGCGCCCAGTGCGTCAACAACCTGAAGCAGATCGGCCTGGGCATGCACAATTACGAGAGCGGCAACAGCGTGCTGCCCCAGGGCATGCGGGGCTGCTGCTGGGGCTCGTGGCTGATCCCGGTGCTGCCGTTCGTCGAGCAGCAGGCGCTGTTCAACTCGTGGAACTCCTCCGGGAACAACGACCCCAACCAGCCGGCCGCCTCCGCCGTCGAGGGGGACTTCCGCTACGCCGGCGCGGCCAACATCACGGTGACCTCCACCCGGGTCAGCGCGTACTTCTGCCCCAGCGACGGCAACAACGAGCGCACGGTCGGCATCGGCAACCTGGGCAAGCTCGTGACGTCGCAGAATTACGTCGTGAACTTCGGCAACATCACCATGCAGCAGGGGAGCATCCAGGGGGGCTCGCTCCAGCCCTACTTCCTCGACAACAACGTCCGCTACGACTTCCTCGGCGCCCCGTTCGGCGACGTGGGCGCGCCCAAGGCCGACATCGCGGCGGGCGGCGGCCAGGGGGCCCAGAACGGCACGGTCCGGTTCGCCGCGATCACCGACGGCCTGAGCAACACGATGATGACCTCCGAGGTCCTCGTCGGCGTCTCGGGCGCGAGCTGGGACCTCCGCGGCTTCTCGCACTGGGCGTACGCCGGCAACTTCTCGGGCTACCTGACGCCTAATACCTCGAAGCCCGACTGGATGCAGGACCAGGGCTACTGCAACTACCCGTTCGGCAAGAACGCCCCCTGCGTCGGCGGCCCCGGCGGCCTGGTGATGATCGCCGCCCGCAGCAACCACGCCGGCGGCGTCAACGTCGGCTTCTGCGACGGCAGCGTGAAGTTCGTCAAGAACTCCGTCAGCCCGCCGACCTATCAGGCCATCTCCTCGACCCGAGGCGGCGAGGTCGTCAGCTCCGACGCCTATTGA
- a CDS encoding Gfo/Idh/MocA family protein gives MTTQQGMDRRAFLYGASLAGFGVFCQGRNGRAAGVGPNDVIQVACIGVGGKGGGDTDHAGNHGKVVALCDVDDDPLKEKLAKFKDAKGFHDFRELFAQMGDKIDAVTVSTADHTHAPASVAAMRLGKHVYCQKPLTHTVWEARLMRETARKHGVCTQMGNQGSAADGLRASVEILESGVLGDVTEVHVWTDRPSVYWKQAPEITARPQGTFEVPANLHWDLFLAAAPERPFAPVYTPMLWRGWWDFGTGVLGDMGCHNTNIPFHGLKLGLPRRISAQSGEINPETFPAWATVVYEFPARGKLAPVKLTWYEGAKDGKPNRPPAHLFPEGFKPEDNGWVCVGAEGTMGSARGESVGRRLWPDERFKDFKAPKPTIPRIQGGGDTDDNHKLEWFQAIRAGKPEIAYSNFEYAAVQTEAILLGNIAMRTGEAIDYDGDAGRILNSSAASALLKGSYRKGWEI, from the coding sequence ATGACCACGCAGCAGGGAATGGACCGTCGCGCGTTCCTGTACGGGGCCTCGCTCGCGGGGTTCGGGGTCTTCTGCCAGGGCCGCAACGGCCGGGCGGCGGGCGTCGGGCCGAACGACGTCATCCAGGTGGCCTGCATCGGGGTGGGCGGCAAGGGGGGCGGCGACACCGACCACGCGGGGAACCACGGCAAGGTCGTCGCGCTCTGCGACGTCGACGACGACCCGCTCAAGGAGAAGCTGGCGAAGTTCAAGGACGCCAAGGGCTTCCACGACTTCCGCGAGCTGTTCGCCCAGATGGGCGACAAGATCGACGCCGTGACCGTCTCGACGGCCGACCACACCCACGCGCCGGCGTCGGTCGCGGCGATGCGGCTGGGCAAGCACGTCTACTGCCAGAAGCCGCTGACCCACACCGTGTGGGAGGCCCGCCTGATGCGCGAGACCGCCCGCAAGCACGGCGTCTGCACCCAGATGGGCAACCAGGGCTCGGCCGCCGACGGCCTCCGCGCCAGCGTCGAGATCCTCGAATCCGGCGTGCTCGGCGACGTGACCGAGGTCCACGTCTGGACCGACCGACCCAGCGTCTACTGGAAGCAGGCGCCCGAGATCACGGCGCGGCCGCAGGGGACGTTCGAGGTCCCCGCGAACCTGCACTGGGACCTCTTCCTCGCCGCCGCCCCCGAGCGGCCGTTCGCCCCGGTCTACACGCCCATGCTCTGGCGGGGCTGGTGGGACTTCGGGACCGGCGTCCTCGGCGACATGGGCTGCCACAACACCAACATCCCGTTCCACGGCCTGAAGCTCGGCCTGCCCAGGCGGATCTCGGCCCAGAGCGGCGAGATCAACCCCGAGACCTTCCCCGCCTGGGCGACGGTCGTCTACGAGTTCCCCGCGCGCGGCAAGCTCGCGCCGGTCAAGCTCACCTGGTACGAGGGGGCGAAGGACGGCAAGCCCAACCGGCCGCCGGCCCACCTCTTCCCCGAGGGCTTCAAGCCCGAAGACAACGGCTGGGTCTGCGTCGGCGCCGAGGGGACCATGGGATCGGCCCGCGGCGAGTCGGTCGGCCGCCGCCTCTGGCCCGACGAGCGATTCAAGGACTTCAAGGCCCCCAAGCCGACCATCCCCCGGATCCAGGGGGGCGGCGACACCGACGACAACCACAAGCTCGAATGGTTCCAGGCCATCCGCGCCGGCAAGCCCGAGATCGCCTACTCGAACTTCGAGTACGCGGCCGTCCAGACCGAGGCCATCCTGCTCGGCAACATCGCCATGCGCACCGGCGAGGCCATCGACTACGACGGCGACGCCGGCCGGATCCTCAACAGCTCCGCCGCCTCCGCACTCCTCAAGGGGAGCTACCGCAAGGGCTGGGAGATCTGA
- a CDS encoding B12-binding domain-containing radical SAM protein, with protein sequence MSPVNAQIDRPSPTLSLHPRGRRAKVLLASVCGPYAQDDEHGSRSLNPMELYHNQVTRVQGPFSLRMFHRSWGLMLIQANLTAPCTVLDFPTWERFEEELRGGDYDVVGISSIVLNQHKVRTMCEMVRRHLPNATIVIGGHIANVPDLADRVDADHIVRGDGVSWFRRFLDDQVDEPLRHPLIVSGFGARCMGMKVEGRPEDTAATLIPSVGCPLGCNFCSTSAMFGGKGKSVDFYKTGDELFDIMHQLSTSMKVRSFFIMDENFLLQRSRALRVLELMERHRKPWSLYVFSSANALRRYTLEELVRIGVSWVWMGLEGEESAYKKLSGVDTFGLVRGLQSHGIRVLGSSIIGLEDHSPENIDRVIAHSVRHRTDFHQYMLYTPIPGTPLHAELSAAGRLLTDSECDPADVHGQSVFNYRHSSLPPGVEGELMVRAFTRDFEQNGPSVVRIAETTLAGWLRHKSHPDPRVRDRMKWEARPLSSSYAAMVAAARLYFRDRPDLHARMDRLLGDLIREFGWKARASAALGGRLLHWTSRREADRLARGWSYEPDTFYEVNEAAAAQPRRRRAALCRSVGCSATSSPAAEAHS encoded by the coding sequence ATGAGCCCAGTGAACGCGCAGATCGATCGCCCGTCCCCGACGCTCAGCCTGCATCCTCGCGGGCGACGGGCGAAGGTGCTGCTGGCCAGCGTGTGCGGCCCCTACGCCCAAGACGACGAGCACGGCAGCCGCTCGCTCAACCCCATGGAGCTGTATCACAACCAGGTCACGCGCGTGCAGGGGCCGTTCTCGCTCCGCATGTTCCACCGCAGCTGGGGGCTGATGCTGATCCAGGCCAACCTGACGGCCCCGTGCACGGTCCTCGACTTCCCGACCTGGGAGCGGTTCGAGGAGGAACTCCGCGGGGGCGACTACGACGTCGTGGGGATCAGCAGCATCGTCCTGAATCAGCACAAGGTCCGGACCATGTGCGAGATGGTGCGCCGCCACCTGCCGAACGCGACCATCGTCATCGGGGGGCACATCGCCAACGTGCCGGACCTGGCGGATCGAGTCGACGCCGATCATATCGTCCGCGGCGACGGCGTGTCGTGGTTCCGGCGGTTTCTGGACGACCAGGTGGACGAGCCCCTGCGCCACCCGTTGATCGTCTCGGGCTTCGGCGCCCGCTGCATGGGGATGAAAGTCGAGGGGAGGCCGGAGGACACCGCGGCCACCCTGATCCCCTCCGTCGGCTGCCCGCTCGGCTGCAACTTCTGCTCGACGTCGGCCATGTTTGGCGGCAAGGGCAAGTCGGTGGACTTCTACAAGACGGGCGACGAGCTGTTCGACATCATGCACCAGCTCTCCACGAGCATGAAGGTGCGCTCGTTCTTCATCATGGACGAGAACTTCCTGCTCCAGCGCAGCCGCGCCCTGCGCGTGTTGGAGCTGATGGAACGCCACCGCAAGCCCTGGTCGCTGTACGTGTTCAGCTCCGCCAACGCCCTGAGGCGTTACACCCTGGAAGAGCTGGTGAGGATCGGCGTGTCGTGGGTCTGGATGGGGCTGGAGGGCGAGGAGAGCGCGTACAAGAAGCTCTCCGGGGTCGACACGTTCGGGCTGGTCCGCGGCCTGCAAAGCCACGGCATCCGGGTCCTGGGCTCGAGCATCATCGGCCTGGAAGACCACAGCCCCGAGAACATCGATCGCGTGATCGCGCACTCGGTGCGGCATCGGACGGACTTCCATCAGTACATGCTTTATACGCCGATCCCGGGCACGCCCCTGCACGCCGAGCTTTCGGCCGCCGGCCGCCTGCTGACCGACTCGGAGTGCGACCCGGCCGACGTGCACGGCCAATCGGTGTTCAACTACCGCCATTCCTCGCTCCCCCCGGGAGTCGAGGGCGAGCTGATGGTGCGGGCCTTCACGCGCGATTTCGAGCAGAACGGGCCGAGCGTCGTGCGGATCGCCGAGACGACGCTCGCGGGCTGGCTCCGCCACAAGTCGCACCCCGACCCGCGCGTCCGCGATCGCATGAAGTGGGAGGCGCGGCCGCTGTCGTCGAGCTACGCGGCCATGGTGGCGGCCGCCCGACTCTATTTCCGCGATCGTCCGGACCTCCACGCCAGGATGGACCGCCTGCTCGGCGACCTGATCCGCGAATTCGGCTGGAAGGCCCGGGCGTCGGCGGCCCTCGGCGGCCGCCTGCTGCACTGGACCTCCCGGCGCGAGGCCGACCGCCTGGCCCGCGGCTGGTCCTACGAGCCGGACACGTTCTACGAGGTGAACGAGGCGGCCGCCGCACAGCCCCGGCGACGCCGCGCCGCGCTCTGCCGGAGCGTCGGCTGCTCCGCGACGTCGTCCCCGGCGGCTGAGGCGCACTCCTGA
- a CDS encoding polyphosphate kinase 2 family protein yields MLKLEDVVEMCRVPHDKKFRLKDHDPGWAGDEDVPKAKRKKFAETLLAESSAELAEAQDRLYAADTWSVLVILQAMDAAGKDGTIKHVMSGVNPQGCQVFSFKQPSTEELDHNFLWRYTKALPERGRIGIFNRSYYEEVLVVRVHPELAQAERIPDAKIEPSFWTDRFEDLNNLERHLSRNGTKVIKFFLNVSKKEQRKRFLKRLNDPTRHWKFSPSDISERGYWDDYMAAYEEAIAATSTKWAPWHVVPADHKWVARAIVAHTIAEAVEGLHSTYPEIGPEKLAAIEAARKQLEAEDSDPD; encoded by the coding sequence ATGCTGAAGCTGGAAGACGTCGTCGAAATGTGCCGCGTCCCGCACGACAAGAAGTTCCGGCTCAAGGACCACGATCCCGGCTGGGCCGGCGACGAGGACGTCCCCAAGGCCAAGCGGAAGAAGTTCGCCGAGACCCTGCTGGCCGAGAGCAGCGCCGAGCTGGCCGAGGCCCAGGACCGGCTCTACGCCGCGGACACCTGGTCCGTCCTGGTGATCCTCCAGGCCATGGACGCGGCGGGCAAGGACGGCACGATCAAGCACGTCATGTCGGGCGTCAACCCGCAGGGCTGCCAGGTCTTCAGCTTCAAGCAGCCCTCGACCGAGGAGCTCGACCACAACTTCCTATGGCGCTACACCAAGGCCCTGCCGGAACGGGGACGCATCGGCATCTTCAACCGGTCGTACTATGAAGAAGTCCTGGTGGTCCGCGTCCACCCCGAGCTGGCGCAGGCCGAGCGGATCCCCGACGCGAAGATCGAGCCGTCGTTCTGGACCGACCGTTTCGAGGACCTCAACAACCTGGAGCGGCACCTGAGCCGCAACGGGACGAAGGTGATCAAGTTCTTCCTGAACGTCTCCAAGAAGGAGCAGCGCAAGCGGTTCCTCAAGCGGTTGAACGACCCGACGCGGCACTGGAAGTTCTCGCCGTCCGACATCTCCGAGCGCGGCTACTGGGACGACTACATGGCCGCCTATGAGGAAGCCATCGCCGCCACCAGCACCAAATGGGCGCCCTGGCACGTCGTCCCGGCCGATCACAAGTGGGTCGCCCGCGCCATCGTCGCCCACACGATCGCCGAGGCCGTCGAGGGCCTCCATTCGACGTATCCCGAGATCGGCCCCGAGAAGCTCGCCGCCATCGAGGCCGCGCGGAAGCAGCTCGAGGCCGAGGACTCCGACCCCGACTGA
- a CDS encoding acyltransferase family protein, with protein sequence MDARSTLDRPEGDRDNAVGLVRFVLTSLVVLSHSLHMYGRSLANDPMVLLTSGQYTLGRTSVDAFFILSGFLVARSWGSSRGWADFVARRAYRVYPGFFAAVAFSSLVAAPWLAARGVPRPAVPSWSDLVLPALVLDFRELGVNGSLWTIRYDFYYYGLIGLLGSAGWIARRWPIMAIWAASWAVYAAWFVSGVEAGVEAQHPRLLTCFLSGVVFYAYRDRIPLSWGWFAVAAAGLAGYGGGWWPYEIWPYRVMSLTFPLYGAYVLLFAAFRPGARAAKLAWLGDYSYGLYLYACPIQIMLLVAFRPQLNPFTHFLTAWALAGVFAHLSLRLIERPALRLRRRSSPNGRAIPPPHFRIGALARAETEATA encoded by the coding sequence ATGGACGCTCGTTCGACCCTCGATCGACCGGAGGGCGACCGCGACAACGCCGTGGGCCTCGTGCGGTTCGTGCTCACGAGCCTCGTCGTCCTGTCGCACTCGCTGCACATGTACGGCCGTTCGCTCGCGAACGACCCGATGGTGCTGCTGACCTCGGGCCAGTACACGCTGGGCAGGACGTCGGTCGACGCCTTCTTCATCCTGAGCGGCTTCCTGGTCGCGCGGAGCTGGGGCTCGTCGCGGGGCTGGGCCGACTTCGTGGCCCGGCGGGCGTACCGGGTCTATCCCGGGTTCTTCGCGGCGGTCGCCTTCTCCAGCCTCGTCGCGGCCCCGTGGCTCGCCGCCCGCGGCGTGCCCAGGCCGGCCGTCCCGTCGTGGAGCGACCTGGTCCTGCCGGCCCTGGTCCTCGACTTCCGCGAGTTGGGGGTGAACGGCTCGCTCTGGACGATCCGCTACGACTTCTACTACTACGGGCTGATCGGCCTGCTGGGCTCGGCCGGTTGGATCGCCAGGCGCTGGCCCATCATGGCGATCTGGGCCGCGTCGTGGGCGGTCTACGCGGCCTGGTTCGTCTCCGGGGTCGAGGCCGGCGTCGAGGCGCAGCACCCTCGGCTGCTGACGTGCTTCCTGTCGGGGGTCGTGTTCTACGCCTATCGCGATCGGATCCCGCTGTCGTGGGGCTGGTTCGCGGTCGCCGCGGCGGGCCTGGCGGGGTACGGCGGCGGCTGGTGGCCTTATGAGATCTGGCCTTACCGGGTCATGTCGCTGACCTTCCCGCTCTACGGGGCGTACGTGCTCCTCTTCGCCGCGTTCCGCCCCGGAGCCCGCGCGGCGAAGCTCGCCTGGCTCGGCGACTATTCCTACGGCCTCTATCTCTACGCCTGCCCGATCCAGATCATGCTGCTGGTGGCGTTTCGGCCGCAGTTGAACCCCTTCACGCACTTCCTGACCGCCTGGGCCCTCGCGGGCGTCTTCGCCCACCTGAGCCTTCGCCTCATCGAGCGTCCCGCCCTGCGGCTCCGCCGCCGGTCCTCCCCGAACGGGCGGGCGATCCCCCCGCCCCACTTCCGGATCGGCGCCCTCGCGCGGGCCGAGACCGAAGCGACGGCCTGA